One Pseudobdellovibrionaceae bacterium genomic window carries:
- the pgsA gene encoding CDP-diacylglycerol--glycerol-3-phosphate 3-phosphatidyltransferase — protein MYKKKYNFAMMATYLRIILSPLIGYFILLNTAQGYQIAFFLFIPTALTDWLDGYLSRKFNEESQLGKLMDPLADKVLMQVCIFALTYNHLISPAILIVLLMRNALIAGLRSVAASNQIIIFARPLGKLKTALQMVSVPLLLASQYLDISTGKGWMYNALTHIPLLSTSLFFPLGYALLWIASILSVASGLEYSYRYFRQKT, from the coding sequence ATGTACAAAAAAAAATACAACTTTGCCATGATGGCCACCTATTTACGGATTATACTCTCTCCCCTAATCGGTTATTTTATTTTGTTAAACACTGCTCAAGGTTATCAGATAGCCTTTTTTTTATTTATTCCCACCGCTTTAACCGACTGGCTAGACGGCTACCTTTCTCGTAAGTTTAACGAAGAAAGTCAGCTGGGTAAATTAATGGACCCCCTAGCCGATAAAGTTTTAATGCAAGTTTGCATTTTTGCCCTAACCTATAACCACCTTATTAGCCCTGCGATTTTAATTGTTTTATTAATGAGAAATGCGCTTATTGCAGGGTTAAGAAGTGTTGCCGCCTCTAATCAAATTATTATTTTCGCTCGCCCATTAGGTAAACTTAAAACAGCTTTGCAAATGGTTTCGGTTCCCCTGCTACTCGCGTCTCAATATTTAGATATAAGCACCGGCAAAGGTTGGATGTATAACGCCCTTACACATATCCCCCTACTTTCTACTTCTTTATTTTTTCCATTAGGATACGCCCTTTTATGGATTGCCAGTATTTTAAGTGTTGCCTCTGGACTAGAGTATAGCTACCGATACTTTCGACAAAAAACTTAA
- a CDS encoding class I SAM-dependent RNA methyltransferase — translation MKNKKSGSIKKNLPFSMGEIVPLFIDSVATGGAGVGRYEGFVVFTPFTCPGDNALVRIVRIKKNFAQAELVSIKKPADTRISPKCVVFQKCGGCTWQHISYKEQLLQKQQILESALKKKIPLPLEVIKNIVPSPKQWNYRNRVQLKVDQKGNYGFYEKKSQSLVKIKDCPIADTALFREIDKFILSLTGKALLNSKASATRKKQQHQKVEVYLSEDNKVQYQVDSVQLQKSKNTFAQVNQGVNQILICNVLKHLKTHIMPNQTVYDLYCGHGNFTFPISKTLQPKEIIGVELSLSAIQRAKKEALDNKHDRVKFIAQDVQQFLQECTKLNGPVLLDPPRIGCDQGVLHSLRELKPSVIFYISCNPQTLARDLEIINGTDALYKTILVQAYDMFPQTDHVESLVILKLQN, via the coding sequence ATGAAAAATAAAAAGTCTGGAAGTATCAAAAAAAATCTCCCTTTTTCCATGGGAGAAATTGTACCCTTGTTTATTGACTCTGTGGCCACTGGCGGCGCGGGAGTTGGTCGCTACGAAGGCTTTGTGGTTTTTACTCCTTTTACTTGTCCTGGAGACAATGCTTTGGTTCGCATTGTACGCATTAAAAAAAACTTTGCACAGGCCGAGCTAGTGAGTATAAAAAAGCCCGCAGACACCAGAATATCTCCAAAGTGTGTTGTGTTTCAAAAATGTGGAGGCTGTACTTGGCAGCATATTTCTTACAAAGAACAGCTACTGCAAAAACAACAGATTTTAGAATCAGCACTGAAGAAAAAAATACCACTTCCCTTAGAGGTGATAAAAAATATTGTACCTAGCCCCAAACAGTGGAATTACCGAAACCGCGTGCAGTTAAAAGTGGACCAAAAAGGAAACTATGGGTTTTATGAAAAAAAATCGCAAAGCTTAGTTAAAATTAAAGATTGCCCCATAGCAGACACGGCTTTGTTTCGAGAAATAGATAAATTTATTTTAAGCCTTACGGGCAAGGCTTTGCTAAACAGTAAGGCGTCGGCCACGCGAAAAAAGCAGCAACATCAAAAGGTAGAGGTGTATTTGTCTGAAGACAATAAAGTGCAATATCAGGTGGACAGCGTGCAATTACAAAAAAGTAAAAACACTTTTGCCCAAGTTAACCAAGGGGTTAATCAAATTCTTATTTGTAATGTATTAAAGCATTTAAAAACCCACATTATGCCCAATCAAACGGTGTATGATTTATACTGTGGGCATGGTAATTTTACTTTTCCCATAAGCAAGACACTTCAGCCAAAAGAAATTATTGGAGTAGAGTTAAGTTTAAGTGCTATACAAAGAGCTAAAAAAGAAGCCTTAGATAACAAACACGATAGAGTAAAATTTATTGCACAAGATGTTCAACAGTTTTTACAAGAGTGCACAAAGCTTAATGGCCCAGTATTGTTAGACCCCCCTAGAATTGGCTGTGACCAAGGAGTGCTGCATTCTTTAAGAGAGTTAAAACCTTCTGTAATTTTTTATATTAGTTGTAATCCACAAACTTTGGCTAGAGATTTAGAAATTATAAATGGAACAGACGCGCTTTACAAAACTATATTAGTGCAAGCTTACGATATGTTTCCCCAAACAGACCATGTAGAAAGTTTAGTGATTTTAAAATTACAAAACTAA
- a CDS encoding leucyl aminopeptidase, translating into LNNWMGLHKNYKSQLTAFLEAWGLMSYQPLMHKEKTTLPKDMPLNITNTKALQNKVIVKSIETANILSSCINFSKYLGDQPGNHMTPTILANEVTKAAKNTKLKVSTWDKARIKKEKMGGLLAVTQGSSQDPRFIIMEYKGAAKSKKPVVFVGKGLTFDAGGISIKPSAGMQDMKYDMCGGANVIGAMLAIAKLNLKVNVVGLVPSSENLVSRDAIKPGDIITARSGKTVEVLNTDAEGRLILMDALNYACELNPKAIYDVATLTGAILVALGNIYTGVFSNDKKVVQKIQSAAKLAGEKVWHMPLDNFHRQDMKGQFADLANISSSRGAGSSTAAAFLSYFVDKNIPWAHFDIAGTAWNSANRVKYSPAKAATGCMVRTFVELAQK; encoded by the coding sequence CTTAAATAATTGGATGGGTTTACATAAAAATTATAAAAGCCAATTAACCGCATTTTTAGAGGCATGGGGGTTAATGTCTTACCAACCCTTAATGCATAAAGAAAAAACAACACTTCCAAAAGACATGCCCTTAAATATTACCAACACAAAAGCTTTGCAAAATAAAGTAATTGTTAAATCTATAGAAACAGCAAATATTTTATCTAGCTGTATTAATTTTTCTAAATACTTAGGCGATCAACCTGGTAACCACATGACACCAACTATATTAGCAAACGAAGTTACTAAGGCTGCAAAAAATACTAAGTTAAAAGTTTCTACATGGGATAAAGCGCGCATAAAAAAAGAAAAAATGGGTGGCTTACTGGCGGTAACACAAGGAAGCTCTCAAGACCCTCGCTTTATTATTATGGAATATAAAGGCGCAGCTAAAAGTAAAAAGCCCGTTGTGTTTGTTGGAAAAGGTTTAACTTTTGATGCCGGTGGAATTTCTATTAAACCTTCGGCAGGAATGCAAGATATGAAATACGATATGTGTGGAGGGGCCAATGTTATTGGGGCCATGCTTGCTATTGCAAAATTAAATTTAAAAGTGAATGTTGTTGGGCTAGTTCCTAGTTCGGAAAATTTAGTTAGTCGCGACGCTATAAAACCCGGTGATATTATTACCGCGCGGTCCGGAAAAACAGTAGAGGTATTAAATACCGATGCAGAAGGACGCTTAATTTTAATGGATGCTTTAAATTACGCTTGCGAATTAAATCCAAAAGCCATTTATGATGTAGCCACCTTAACAGGAGCAATACTGGTTGCTTTGGGAAATATTTATACCGGTGTTTTTAGTAATGATAAAAAAGTGGTGCAAAAAATTCAAAGCGCTGCAAAGCTTGCCGGAGAAAAAGTTTGGCATATGCCTTTGGATAACTTTCATCGCCAAGATATGAAGGGGCAATTTGCCGATTTAGCAAACATATCTTCCTCTCGTGGCGCAGGCAGTTCTACCGCGGCAGCTTTTTTATCTTACTTTGTGGATAAAAACATTCCCTGGGCTCATTTTGATATTGCAGGAACGGCTTGGAACTCGGCCAATCGTGTAAAATATTCCCCTGCCAAGGCGGCAACGGGTTGTATGGTTAGGACCTTTGTCGAGCTAGCGCAAAAATAA